In one Mucilaginibacter ginsenosidivorax genomic region, the following are encoded:
- a CDS encoding four helix bundle protein yields MRDDKENLIVKLTFEFALDIIEFSEELEANRKFAIAKQIIRSGTSIGANVREAQNAESKNDFIHKFKIAAKEADETEYFLLLCQFSKGYPFSMSLIEKLKVINKIVSKIIASAKNG; encoded by the coding sequence ATGAGAGACGATAAAGAAAACCTGATTGTTAAATTGACTTTTGAGTTTGCACTTGATATTATAGAGTTTTCAGAGGAGTTGGAAGCCAATAGGAAATTCGCTATTGCGAAACAAATTATCAGATCCGGGACATCAATTGGGGCTAATGTACGCGAGGCACAAAACGCAGAAAGCAAAAATGATTTTATACACAAATTTAAAATAGCTGCCAAGGAAGCCGACGAGACTGAGTATTTCCTATTGCTTTGCCAGTTTTCCAAGGGTTATCCATTTAGTATGTCATTGATTGAGAAGTTGAAGGTGATCAATAAAATAGTATCAAAAATTATAGCGAGTGCAAAAAATGGGTAG
- a CDS encoding CoA transferase subunit A, whose amino-acid sequence MNKVVSDADEAIRDIRDGMTLMLGGFGLCGLPEKCIAALVKKGIKQLTCISNNAGVDDFGIGLMLQQRQVKKMISSYVGENAEFEHQLLSGELEVELIPQGTLATRCMAAGYGMPAIFTPAGVGTEVAIGKEVRNFNGKDYLMEMAFDADFAIVKAWKGDTMGNLIYKSTARNFNPVMAMAGKITIAEVEELVEPGQLDPDHIHTPGIYVHRIFQGKDYEKRIEHRTVRLI is encoded by the coding sequence ATGAACAAAGTAGTTAGTGATGCCGATGAGGCCATCCGCGACATCCGGGATGGTATGACCCTGATGCTGGGTGGTTTTGGTTTATGCGGATTACCCGAAAAATGTATAGCCGCACTGGTAAAAAAAGGAATAAAGCAGCTTACTTGTATTAGTAATAATGCCGGCGTTGATGATTTTGGCATCGGCCTGATGCTGCAGCAACGCCAGGTAAAAAAAATGATTTCATCATACGTAGGAGAAAATGCTGAATTTGAACATCAGCTGTTGAGCGGCGAACTGGAGGTAGAATTGATACCCCAGGGCACCCTGGCAACCCGCTGTATGGCTGCGGGGTACGGCATGCCCGCTATTTTTACCCCGGCTGGAGTAGGTACCGAGGTAGCTATAGGCAAAGAAGTGCGCAATTTTAATGGTAAAGATTACCTGATGGAGATGGCCTTCGATGCCGATTTTGCCATTGTAAAAGCCTGGAAAGGTGATACCATGGGCAACCTCATCTATAAATCAACCGCCCGGAATTTTAACCCAGTTATGGCCATGGCCGGCAAGATAACCATTGCCGAAGTAGAGGAACTTGTTGAACCAGGACAGCTGGACCCCGATCATATCCATACGCCAGGAATTTACGTTCACCGGATTTTTCAGGGGAAAGATTACGAAAAACGGATTGAACATAGGACAGTGAGGTTAATTTGA
- a CDS encoding SGNH/GDSL hydrolase family protein: MRRLYFIILFLVTSGALSTCQAQSLVLKSKDTHIRYTGRINMTDEAAEFYWTGSSAVINFKGTGVSAVLQDERGENYFTIIVDGKVINTLHLENAQKTYTLAEGLPDGNHSLELFKRTEWDKGKTTFVQFILDKGSSILPPPAVKKRKIEFFGNSITCGYAVEDTTGQDRGSAPYENGYISYAAITARHYDAAYVATAKSGIGVMVSWFPLIMPEMYNRLDPTDPTSLWDFTKYTPDVVVINLFQNDSWIVKIPDNPQFKERFGTKPPEADQIIKAYRELVKNIRKKYPKAQILCILGSMDATKDGSPWPGYIEKAVASLSDKGIYTHMIPYKNTPGHPSAKEQQAMADDLIAFMDKNIKW, from the coding sequence ATGCGTAGACTTTACTTTATAATTCTGTTCCTGGTAACTTCAGGAGCCCTATCAACTTGCCAGGCGCAAAGCCTGGTGCTCAAAAGCAAGGATACCCATATCCGCTATACCGGCCGTATTAACATGACCGATGAGGCTGCGGAATTTTACTGGACAGGGTCATCGGCTGTAATTAACTTTAAAGGCACCGGCGTATCAGCCGTGTTACAGGATGAGCGAGGCGAAAATTATTTCACAATTATTGTAGATGGTAAGGTAATCAATACCTTACACCTGGAGAATGCCCAAAAAACATACACCCTTGCCGAGGGCCTGCCCGACGGTAACCATAGCCTTGAGCTGTTTAAGCGCACCGAATGGGATAAGGGCAAAACCACTTTTGTGCAGTTTATTTTAGATAAAGGGTCATCAATATTACCGCCGCCAGCGGTTAAAAAACGCAAAATTGAATTTTTTGGCAACTCCATCACCTGTGGTTACGCTGTTGAGGACACCACCGGGCAGGATAGGGGGAGTGCGCCTTATGAAAACGGCTACATTAGCTACGCCGCTATAACGGCTCGTCATTATGATGCAGCTTATGTGGCTACAGCTAAAAGTGGCATCGGCGTAATGGTTAGCTGGTTCCCGCTCATCATGCCCGAAATGTATAACCGCCTTGACCCAACCGACCCGACAAGCCTATGGGATTTTACAAAATATACACCCGATGTAGTGGTTATCAACCTGTTCCAAAATGATTCGTGGATAGTTAAAATACCTGATAACCCGCAATTTAAAGAGCGGTTCGGCACAAAACCACCCGAGGCCGATCAAATTATCAAAGCGTACCGGGAGCTGGTGAAAAATATCCGCAAAAAATATCCAAAAGCTCAAATTCTTTGCATCTTGGGCAGTATGGATGCCACTAAAGACGGTTCGCCATGGCCCGGATATATCGAAAAAGCGGTTGCAAGTTTAAGCGATAAAGGTATTTACACCCACATGATCCCCTACAAAAATACACCGGGACACCCAAGCGCCAAAGAGCAGCAGGCTATGGCCGATGACCTGATAGCCTTTATGGATAAGAATATTAAGTGGTGA
- a CDS encoding VOC family protein, whose amino-acid sequence MALKTITPMLYTRQVRETVDYYISNLGFTCIGYDERWGWATVSRDDIEIMFALPNEHEPFGMPKFTGSLYIRTDKVDELWKELKEQAIICYPIETFDFGMREFAIYDYNGYLLQFGTPVD is encoded by the coding sequence ATGGCCTTAAAAACTATCACTCCAATGTTATATACCCGGCAGGTACGGGAAACGGTAGATTATTACATCAGTAACCTTGGCTTCACCTGTATTGGCTATGATGAACGCTGGGGCTGGGCAACAGTTAGCCGGGATGATATCGAGATCATGTTTGCCTTACCCAATGAGCATGAGCCTTTCGGAATGCCTAAGTTTACCGGCTCGTTGTACATCCGCACCGATAAGGTTGACGAGTTGTGGAAAGAATTGAAGGAGCAGGCCATTATTTGCTACCCCATTGAAACCTTTGATTTTGGCATGCGCGAATTTGCCATTTACGATTACAACGGTTACCTGTTACAATTTGGCACACCGGTTGATTAG
- a CDS encoding endonuclease MutS2, with translation MLYPINSVDKLGFTEVKELIKAHCLSEMGQQMVDKIQVMSNYDQIAKFLSQANEFKNILVNDAALPIHHFFDIKSLANKARIEGVFLSEEEFYQVQASLQTVFAVIAYFSEREGLYPNLEALFEHLPIEKAILKKIDAVIDPKGKIRPNASRELQEITSGIAKAEQEARKKIDQIFKNASSSGWTADGSLTVRDGRLCIPLLAENKRKLKGFIHDESASGQTVYMEPEEVFTLNNRVRDLEFERRREIVKILTALTTELRPYAPLLLSYHALLTKLDFVRAKALFAIDIEGEMPQVVNEPRLKLFNARHPLLFLNFKKEQKTVVPLNVQIDEGTRIIVVSGPNAGGKSVCMKTVGLLQMMVQAGLLIPAAEASVIGVFKQMFVDIGDDQSIESDLSTYSAHLSKMKNFVEQANGKTLILIDEFGTGTDPQFGGPIAEAVLESLNHKKVRGMVTTHYSNLKIFASNTEGIENASMLFNNVEMKPLYRLEVGKPGSSYAFEIAQKIGLPPNVLNLARNKISEGQKKVDTLLVDLEREKREIFETKQKLDKQQRKVNELQAENEKLKSYLDENKKVLIREAKDQAKNIILNANKLVENTISEIKSSNADKEKTRTLRENLNIELKKNTVKVEPVKQSPAAAAEEELKPGDWVKLTDSETTGQVIEIIRDNVVIAIGDLRTVAKKKKVERVSKSSVPKEVRRTMNSHTSDFANFSPEIDVRGQRTEDALHNIEKLFDRALMMGFGNLKIIHGRGDGILRKMIRQYLKKYDQVDRLEDEHADRGGDGITYVYLK, from the coding sequence ATGCTGTACCCAATTAATAGTGTAGATAAGCTTGGGTTTACCGAAGTAAAGGAATTAATAAAAGCTCATTGCCTGAGCGAGATGGGCCAGCAAATGGTTGATAAGATACAGGTGATGAGCAATTACGACCAAATTGCCAAGTTTTTGAGCCAGGCCAACGAGTTTAAAAATATCCTGGTAAACGACGCTGCACTACCCATTCACCATTTTTTTGATATTAAATCCCTGGCCAATAAAGCCCGTATAGAAGGTGTTTTTTTGAGCGAGGAGGAGTTTTACCAGGTGCAGGCTTCCCTGCAAACCGTATTTGCCGTTATCGCTTATTTTAGCGAGCGAGAAGGACTTTACCCTAACCTGGAGGCGCTTTTTGAGCACCTGCCTATTGAGAAAGCCATCCTGAAAAAGATAGATGCCGTTATTGATCCCAAAGGGAAAATACGCCCCAATGCATCGCGCGAATTGCAGGAAATAACATCGGGCATAGCCAAAGCCGAGCAGGAAGCCCGCAAAAAAATCGACCAGATTTTTAAAAATGCATCATCAAGCGGCTGGACTGCAGATGGATCGCTTACGGTACGCGATGGCAGGTTGTGTATCCCGCTACTTGCCGAAAACAAGCGTAAGCTAAAAGGTTTTATTCACGATGAATCGGCCTCGGGCCAAACCGTTTACATGGAACCCGAAGAGGTATTTACCCTCAACAACCGCGTACGCGACCTGGAATTTGAGCGCCGCCGCGAGATTGTAAAGATATTGACAGCCTTAACAACCGAGTTAAGACCTTATGCGCCGCTTTTGTTATCGTACCATGCCTTATTGACCAAGCTTGATTTTGTACGCGCCAAGGCCCTGTTTGCCATTGATATTGAAGGCGAAATGCCCCAGGTGGTGAACGAACCAAGGCTGAAATTATTTAACGCCCGCCACCCATTGCTGTTTCTGAACTTTAAAAAGGAGCAAAAAACGGTTGTGCCTTTAAATGTACAGATTGATGAAGGCACACGCATTATCGTGGTATCGGGCCCCAATGCCGGCGGTAAATCTGTTTGTATGAAAACCGTAGGCCTGTTGCAAATGATGGTACAGGCTGGCTTGCTGATACCGGCTGCTGAGGCCAGCGTGATAGGGGTGTTTAAGCAAATGTTTGTTGATATAGGGGATGATCAATCTATCGAGAGCGATTTGAGTACTTACAGCGCCCACCTATCCAAAATGAAAAATTTTGTGGAGCAGGCTAATGGTAAAACCCTGATACTGATTGATGAGTTTGGTACCGGTACCGACCCGCAATTTGGCGGCCCCATTGCCGAAGCCGTACTGGAATCGCTGAACCATAAAAAGGTGAGGGGGATGGTAACCACGCACTATAGCAACCTCAAGATATTCGCCAGCAATACCGAAGGGATCGAGAATGCATCGATGCTGTTTAATAACGTAGAGATGAAGCCGCTTTACCGCCTGGAAGTTGGTAAACCCGGCAGCTCGTACGCTTTTGAGATAGCCCAAAAAATAGGCCTGCCGCCAAACGTACTTAACCTGGCCCGTAATAAAATAAGCGAAGGCCAGAAAAAGGTAGATACCCTGTTGGTTGACCTGGAACGCGAAAAACGCGAGATATTTGAAACCAAACAAAAACTGGATAAGCAACAGCGCAAGGTTAACGAGTTGCAGGCCGAGAACGAAAAACTGAAAAGCTACCTGGACGAAAATAAAAAAGTACTGATACGTGAGGCTAAAGACCAGGCCAAAAATATTATCCTGAACGCCAATAAGCTGGTTGAAAACACCATATCCGAAATTAAAAGCAGCAATGCCGATAAAGAAAAAACCCGCACCCTGCGCGAAAACCTGAATATTGAACTTAAAAAGAACACGGTAAAGGTTGAGCCGGTAAAACAAAGCCCGGCTGCAGCCGCTGAGGAGGAACTGAAGCCTGGCGACTGGGTAAAATTAACCGACTCGGAAACTACCGGGCAGGTGATAGAGATCATCCGCGATAACGTGGTAATTGCAATTGGCGATTTGCGCACCGTGGCTAAAAAGAAAAAGGTGGAGCGGGTGAGCAAATCATCGGTACCCAAAGAGGTAAGGCGGACGATGAACTCGCATACCAGCGATTTTGCTAATTTTAGTCCGGAGATTGACGTACGTGGCCAGCGCACCGAGGATGCCCTGCACAATATTGAAAAACTGTTTGACCGTGCACTGATGATGGGTTTTGGTAACCTTAAAATCATCCACGGTAGAGGCGACGGTATTTTGCGCAAAATGATTCGCCAGTACCTCAAAAAATACGACCAGGTTGACAGATTGGAAGACGAGCACGCCGATAGGGGCGGCGATGGGATAACTTATGTTTATTTGAAATAA
- a CDS encoding DUF4296 domain-containing protein, with translation MYKYLTLFFSVTLFLCGCKSDSVPSKFIQPQKMTGLLVQIHLIDGSLYNGLQGGDSLYKYGMGKYLDAFRKFDTDSAQFRKSMQYYASEPDKLFKIYDSVEVRIKTMSDSVNLAQNKQRATTQKADSLKADSVRKALLKPKTPAQKADSVKQAKIRERVMAHKADSLKADLAKQAKTKRAMNSKIDSAKKLKHRKKLNAVPN, from the coding sequence ATGTATAAATACTTGACCTTGTTTTTTTCAGTAACACTTTTTTTGTGCGGTTGCAAAAGCGATAGTGTCCCCTCAAAATTTATCCAGCCCCAAAAAATGACTGGCTTACTGGTGCAGATACACCTGATAGATGGATCGTTGTATAACGGCTTGCAGGGGGGCGATAGCCTGTACAAATATGGCATGGGCAAATATTTAGATGCTTTCAGGAAATTCGATACCGATTCGGCCCAGTTCAGGAAAAGCATGCAGTATTACGCCAGCGAACCCGACAAGCTGTTTAAAATATATGATTCTGTTGAGGTTAGGATAAAAACCATGTCAGATTCTGTTAACCTGGCTCAAAACAAACAACGCGCAACTACCCAAAAGGCCGATTCGCTAAAAGCAGATTCGGTACGGAAAGCGCTCCTTAAACCAAAAACACCTGCCCAAAAAGCCGATTCGGTTAAGCAGGCAAAAATCAGGGAAAGGGTAATGGCCCACAAAGCCGATTCGTTAAAGGCCGATTTGGCTAAACAAGCAAAAACTAAACGAGCAATGAATTCAAAAATCGACTCGGCAAAAAAATTAAAACATAGAAAAAAACTTAATGCTGTACCCAATTAA